From Scleropages formosus chromosome 1, fSclFor1.1, whole genome shotgun sequence, a single genomic window includes:
- the plcb4b gene encoding 1-phosphatidylinositol 4,5-bisphosphate phosphodiesterase beta-4 isoform X1 — translation MTKSYEFNWRKHIPDFMQEGAVFDRFDEDPFVFEPDCLFKVDEYGFFLTWKSEGKEGQVLECSLINSIRSAPVPKDPKILSSLEAAESDLEGRIICICSGTDLVNLSFMYMVADSADVAKQWTEGLRSVIHNFKANNVCPMTCLKKHWMKLSFLTNINGKIPVRSITRTFASGKTEKGIFQALKELGLPSGKNDEIEHSVFTFDMFYALTQKICPRTDLEELFKKINGDKTDYLSVDQLVSFLNEHQRDPRLNEILFPFYDPKRAMQIIEKYERDEDLKKKGRMSSDGFCRYLMSDENAPVFLDRLELYQDMDQSLAHYFISSSHNTYLTGRQFGGKSSVEMYRQVLLSGCRCVELDCWDGKGEDQEPIITHGKAMCTDILFKDVIVAIKETAFVTSEYPVILSFENHCSKPQQYKMAKYCEEIFGDLLLKQPLETFPIEPARPLPSPNELKRKILIKNKRLKPEVEQKQLEAFKKQMEAGETSTPANILEDENDEEIENADVKDVNPELKNVTDDEVTEISETTEPTDNTDVSEASDQDNNKKVGETAEDDEQALIASYKYVGATTNIHPYLSAMVNYAQPVKFQSFEVAEERNIHYNMSSFNESVGLGYLKTNAIEFVNYNKRQMSRIYPKGGRVDSSNYMPQIFWNAGCQMVSLNFQTPDLAMQLNQGKFEYNGSCGYLLKPDFMRRSDRMFDPFSETPVDGVIAATCSVQVFSGQFLSDKKIGTYVEVDMYGLPTDTIRKEFRTRMVMNNGLNPAYNEEPFVFRKVILPDLAVLRIAVYDDNNKLIGQRILPLDGLQAGYRHISLRNEGNKPLSLPTIFCNIVLKTYVPDGFGAIVDALSDPKKFLSITEKRADQMRAMGIETSDIADVPNDSTKNDKKGKVNPVKASVTPQTSSDTRQTSTSGPTNSSDARKDTSLIMPQVSIDDLKQMKTYLKLLKKQQKELSALKKKHAKWHKYFQFQDQSSMQKSHCTQVDKIVALHDKEKLMLEKLLEKAIKKRGENNCQELKKETEIKIQALTSDHKAKVKDIVAQHTKEWSEMINSHGAEEQELRDQHVLQQCEHLKKLMLAVQEQQTQNLKLIHERQSKEMRANQAKTSMENSKAISQDKTIKNKAERERRVRELNSSNTKKFLEERKRLAMKQSKEMDQLEKAQLEQLENLEKANEQLLKSHHAKSQCQGRLCHSSNRPICHMSLLSLSHAVLFLFFYSRTLLE, via the exons gATCCATTCGTCTTTGAACCAGACTGTCTTTTCAAAGTGGATGAATATGGCTTCTTTCTCACATGGAAAAGTGAAGGAAAG gaAGGCCAGGTTTTGGAATGCTCATTGATCAACAGTATCCGCAGTGCTCCAGTGCCCAAG GACCCAAAGATCCTCTCATCCCTGGAAGCTGCAGAAAGTGACTTGGAAGGCCGCATCATCTGCATCTGCAGCGGAACTGACCTGGTCAATCTCAGCTTTATGTACATGGTGGCGGACAGTGCCGACGTTGCTAAG cAATGGACGGAAGGCCTCAGGAGTGTGATTCATAACTTCAAAGCAAACAATGTGTGTCCAATGACCTGCCTGAAGAAACA CTGGATGAAGTTGTCATTTCTGACAAACATCAATGGCAAAATCCCTGTAAGAAG TATCACACGGACTTTTGCTTCTGGGAAAACGGAGAAGGGGATCTTCCAGGCTCTGAAGGAGCTTGGCCTACCCAGCGGGAAG AATGATGAAATTGAGCACTCCGTCTTCACGTTTGACATGTTTTATGCCCTCACGCAGAAGATTTGTCCACGGACTGATTTAGAAGAGTTATTCAAAAAAAT CAATGGAGACAAAACTGATTATTTAAGCGTAGACCAATTAGTCAGCTTTCTGAATGAA CACCAACGAGACCCTCGGCTCAATGAGATTCTGTTCCCATTCTATGATCCCAAAAGGGCAATGCAGATAATAGAGAAGTATGAGCGAGATGAAGACCTTAAAAAGAAAG GTCGCATGTCTAGCGACGGCTTTTGCCGGTAccttatgtcagatgagaatgCCCCAGTCTTCCTGGATCGCCTGGAGCTGTACCAAGACATGGACCAGTCGCTGGCCCACTACTTCATCAGCTCTTCTCACAACACCTACCTGACCGGACGACAGTTCGGGGGAAAGTCCTCCGTGGAGATGTACCGGCAGGTTCTGCTGTCTGGATGCAG gtgcGTGGAGCTGGACTGCTGGGATGGAAAAGGGGAGGACCAGGAGCCCATTATCACTCATGGAAAGGCTATGTGCACTGACATATTGTTCAAG GATGTGATTGTAGCCATTAAAGAAACAGCCTTTGTGACATCAGAGTATCCCGTGATTCTCTCGTTTGAAAACCACTGCAG TAAGCCACAGCAATACAAGATGGCTAAGTACTGTGAAGAGATCTTTGGGGATCTCTTGCTCAAGCAGCCGCTGGAGACCTTCCCG ATTGAACCTGCAAGACCGTTACCTTCTCCCAATGAGCTCAAAAGAAAAATCCTTATCAAAAACAAGCGCTTAAAGCCAGAAGTTGAACAAA agcagctggaggcctttaaaaagcaaatggAAGCAGGTGAAACGAGTACCCCCGCCAATATCCTGGAGGATGAAAATGATGAGGAGATTGAAAACG CTGATGTGAAAGATGTGAACCCAGAGCTCAAGAAT GTTACTGATGACGAGGTCACGGAGATATCGGAAACAACAGAACCCACAGACAACACGGATGTGTCTGAAGCGTCGGACCAGGACAATAACAAGAAG GTTGGTGAAACAGCAGAGGATGATGAGCAAGCATTGATCGCCTCTTACAAGTATGTGGGGGCCACCACTAACATCCATCCATACCTCTCTGCCATGGTCAACTATGCCCAACCTGTCAAGTTCCAGAGCTTTGAAGTGGCAGAAG AAAGGAATATCCACTACAACATGTCCTCTTTCAACGAGTCTGTGGGGCTGGGATACCTGAAGACGAACGCAATAGAATTTGTGAA CTATAACAAGCGGCAAATGAGTCGGATCTATCCCAAAGGAGGCAGAGTGGATTCCAGTAATTACATGCCTCAGATCTTCTGGAACGCCGGCTGCCAGATGGTGTCTCTGAACTTCCAGACCCCAG ATTTAGCAATGCAGCTGAATCAGGGGAAGTTTGAGTATAACGGGTCCTGTGG GTACTTGCTGAAGCCGGACTTCATGCGTCGCTCTGATCGGATGTTTGACCCCTTCTCTGAAACCCCTGTCGACGGAGTGATCGCAGCTACCTGCAGTGTTCAG GTGTTTTCGGGACAGTTCCTGTCAGACAAGAAGATCGGCACATATGTGGAAGTGGACATGTATGGCTTACCGACAGACACCATCCGCAAGGAGTTTCGAACAAGAATGGTGATGAACAATGGCCTGAACCCTGCGTACAATGAGGAGCCTTTCGTTTTTAGAAAG GTGATTCTTCCTGACCTGGCTGTGCTGAGAATCGCTGTGTATGACGACAACAACAAGCTGATCGGCCAGAGAATCTTACCCCTAGACGGGCTTCAAGCAGGATACAGGCACATCTCTCTGAGGAACGAGGGCAACAAGCCGCTCTCGCTGCCCACCATCTTTTGTAACATTGTGCTGAAGACATATGTGCCAGATGGTTTCGGAG CTATTGTGGATGCATTGTCCGACCCAAAGAAGTTCCTGTCTATTACTGAGAAGAGAGCAGACCAGATGAGGGCAATGGGCATCGAAACG AGTGACATTGCAGATGTGCCAAATGACAGCACAAAGAATGACAAAAAAGGCAAGGTAAACCCGGTGAAGGCCAGCGTGACTCCACAGACCAGCTCAGATACAAGGCAGACATCCACGTCAGGCCCAACCAACAGCAGCGATGCTAGGAAAG ATACTTCATTGATCATGCCTCAGGTTAGCATTGATGACTTGAAACAGATGAAG ACATACCTTAAATTACTGAAGAAGCAACAGAAGGAACTCagtgctttaaagaaaaagcatGCAAAG TGGCACAAGTACTTTCAATTTCAGGACCAAAGTTCCATGCAGAAATCCCACTGTACCCAGGTTGACAAGATAGTGGCTCTTCATGATAAAGAAAAGCTAATGCTTGAAAAACTGCTGGAGAAGGCCATTAAAAAAAGGGG ggaaaataattgtcaggaactaaaaaaggaaactgaaattaaaatccaGGCACTGACATCAGACCACAAAGCTAAG GTGAAAGACATTGTGGCACAACACACCAAGGAGTGGTCAGAGATGATCAACTCTCACGGTGCAGAAGAGCAGGAGCTGAGGGACCAACACGTGCTCCAGCAGTGCGAGCATCTCAAGAagctcatgttggctgtgcagGAGCAGCAGACACAGAACCTGAAGCTCATTCATGAAAG ACAGAGTAAAGAGATGCGTGCTAACCAGGCCAAGACTTCCATGGAGAACAGCAAAGCTATCAGCCAggacaaaacaatcaaaaacaaGGCTGAAAGAGAGAG ACGAGTTCGAGAACTGAACAGTAGCAACACCAAAAAATTtcttgaagaaagaaaaagg ctTGCCATGAAGCAATCCAAGGAGATGGACCAACTGGAGAAAGCTCAACTTGAGCAGCTTGAGAACCTGGAGAAAGCTAATGAGCAG CTTTTGAAATCACATCATGCAAAGTCTCAGTGTCAAGGTAGGCTCTGCCATTCTTCTAACAGGCCCATATGCCATATGAGTCTCCTTTCACTGTCTCATGCTGTGCTGTTCCTGTTTTTCTACTCAAGAACTTTACTGGAATAA
- the plcb4b gene encoding 1-phosphatidylinositol 4,5-bisphosphate phosphodiesterase beta-4 isoform X3, translated as MTKSYEFNWRKHIPDFMQEGAVFDRFDEDPFVFEPDCLFKVDEYGFFLTWKSEGKEGQVLECSLINSIRSAPVPKDPKILSSLEAAESDLEGRIICICSGTDLVNLSFMYMVADSADVAKQWTEGLRSVIHNFKANNVCPMTCLKKHWMKLSFLTNINGKIPVRSITRTFASGKTEKGIFQALKELGLPSGKNDEIEHSVFTFDMFYALTQKICPRTDLEELFKKINGDKTDYLSVDQLVSFLNEHQRDPRLNEILFPFYDPKRAMQIIEKYERDEDLKKKGRMSSDGFCRYLMSDENAPVFLDRLELYQDMDQSLAHYFISSSHNTYLTGRQFGGKSSVEMYRQVLLSGCRCVELDCWDGKGEDQEPIITHGKAMCTDILFKDVIVAIKETAFVTSEYPVILSFENHCSKPQQYKMAKYCEEIFGDLLLKQPLETFPIEPARPLPSPNELKRKILIKNKRLKPEVEQKQLEAFKKQMEAGETSTPANILEDENDEEIENADVKDVNPELKNVTDDEVTEISETTEPTDNTDVSEASDQDNNKKVGETAEDDEQALIASYKYVGATTNIHPYLSAMVNYAQPVKFQSFEVAEERNIHYNMSSFNESVGLGYLKTNAIEFVNYNKRQMSRIYPKGGRVDSSNYMPQIFWNAGCQMVSLNFQTPDLAMQLNQGKFEYNGSCGYLLKPDFMRRSDRMFDPFSETPVDGVIAATCSVQVFSGQFLSDKKIGTYVEVDMYGLPTDTIRKEFRTRMVMNNGLNPAYNEEPFVFRKVILPDLAVLRIAVYDDNNKLIGQRILPLDGLQAGYRHISLRNEGNKPLSLPTIFCNIVLKTYVPDGFGAIVDALSDPKKFLSITEKRADQMRAMGIETSDIADVPNDSTKNDKKGKVNPVKASVTPQTSSDTRQTSTSGPTNSSDARKDTSLIMPQVSIDDLKQMKTYLKLLKKQQKELSALKKKHAKDQSSMQKSHCTQVDKIVALHDKEKLMLEKLLEKAIKKRGENNCQELKKETEIKIQALTSDHKAKVKDIVAQHTKEWSEMINSHGAEEQELRDQHVLQQCEHLKKLMLAVQEQQTQNLKLIHERQSKEMRANQAKTSMENSKAISQDKTIKNKAERERRVRELNSSNTKKFLEERKRLAMKQSKEMDQLEKAQLEQLENLEKANEQLLKSHHAKSQCQGRLCHSSNRPICHMSLLSLSHAVLFLFFYSRTLLE; from the exons gATCCATTCGTCTTTGAACCAGACTGTCTTTTCAAAGTGGATGAATATGGCTTCTTTCTCACATGGAAAAGTGAAGGAAAG gaAGGCCAGGTTTTGGAATGCTCATTGATCAACAGTATCCGCAGTGCTCCAGTGCCCAAG GACCCAAAGATCCTCTCATCCCTGGAAGCTGCAGAAAGTGACTTGGAAGGCCGCATCATCTGCATCTGCAGCGGAACTGACCTGGTCAATCTCAGCTTTATGTACATGGTGGCGGACAGTGCCGACGTTGCTAAG cAATGGACGGAAGGCCTCAGGAGTGTGATTCATAACTTCAAAGCAAACAATGTGTGTCCAATGACCTGCCTGAAGAAACA CTGGATGAAGTTGTCATTTCTGACAAACATCAATGGCAAAATCCCTGTAAGAAG TATCACACGGACTTTTGCTTCTGGGAAAACGGAGAAGGGGATCTTCCAGGCTCTGAAGGAGCTTGGCCTACCCAGCGGGAAG AATGATGAAATTGAGCACTCCGTCTTCACGTTTGACATGTTTTATGCCCTCACGCAGAAGATTTGTCCACGGACTGATTTAGAAGAGTTATTCAAAAAAAT CAATGGAGACAAAACTGATTATTTAAGCGTAGACCAATTAGTCAGCTTTCTGAATGAA CACCAACGAGACCCTCGGCTCAATGAGATTCTGTTCCCATTCTATGATCCCAAAAGGGCAATGCAGATAATAGAGAAGTATGAGCGAGATGAAGACCTTAAAAAGAAAG GTCGCATGTCTAGCGACGGCTTTTGCCGGTAccttatgtcagatgagaatgCCCCAGTCTTCCTGGATCGCCTGGAGCTGTACCAAGACATGGACCAGTCGCTGGCCCACTACTTCATCAGCTCTTCTCACAACACCTACCTGACCGGACGACAGTTCGGGGGAAAGTCCTCCGTGGAGATGTACCGGCAGGTTCTGCTGTCTGGATGCAG gtgcGTGGAGCTGGACTGCTGGGATGGAAAAGGGGAGGACCAGGAGCCCATTATCACTCATGGAAAGGCTATGTGCACTGACATATTGTTCAAG GATGTGATTGTAGCCATTAAAGAAACAGCCTTTGTGACATCAGAGTATCCCGTGATTCTCTCGTTTGAAAACCACTGCAG TAAGCCACAGCAATACAAGATGGCTAAGTACTGTGAAGAGATCTTTGGGGATCTCTTGCTCAAGCAGCCGCTGGAGACCTTCCCG ATTGAACCTGCAAGACCGTTACCTTCTCCCAATGAGCTCAAAAGAAAAATCCTTATCAAAAACAAGCGCTTAAAGCCAGAAGTTGAACAAA agcagctggaggcctttaaaaagcaaatggAAGCAGGTGAAACGAGTACCCCCGCCAATATCCTGGAGGATGAAAATGATGAGGAGATTGAAAACG CTGATGTGAAAGATGTGAACCCAGAGCTCAAGAAT GTTACTGATGACGAGGTCACGGAGATATCGGAAACAACAGAACCCACAGACAACACGGATGTGTCTGAAGCGTCGGACCAGGACAATAACAAGAAG GTTGGTGAAACAGCAGAGGATGATGAGCAAGCATTGATCGCCTCTTACAAGTATGTGGGGGCCACCACTAACATCCATCCATACCTCTCTGCCATGGTCAACTATGCCCAACCTGTCAAGTTCCAGAGCTTTGAAGTGGCAGAAG AAAGGAATATCCACTACAACATGTCCTCTTTCAACGAGTCTGTGGGGCTGGGATACCTGAAGACGAACGCAATAGAATTTGTGAA CTATAACAAGCGGCAAATGAGTCGGATCTATCCCAAAGGAGGCAGAGTGGATTCCAGTAATTACATGCCTCAGATCTTCTGGAACGCCGGCTGCCAGATGGTGTCTCTGAACTTCCAGACCCCAG ATTTAGCAATGCAGCTGAATCAGGGGAAGTTTGAGTATAACGGGTCCTGTGG GTACTTGCTGAAGCCGGACTTCATGCGTCGCTCTGATCGGATGTTTGACCCCTTCTCTGAAACCCCTGTCGACGGAGTGATCGCAGCTACCTGCAGTGTTCAG GTGTTTTCGGGACAGTTCCTGTCAGACAAGAAGATCGGCACATATGTGGAAGTGGACATGTATGGCTTACCGACAGACACCATCCGCAAGGAGTTTCGAACAAGAATGGTGATGAACAATGGCCTGAACCCTGCGTACAATGAGGAGCCTTTCGTTTTTAGAAAG GTGATTCTTCCTGACCTGGCTGTGCTGAGAATCGCTGTGTATGACGACAACAACAAGCTGATCGGCCAGAGAATCTTACCCCTAGACGGGCTTCAAGCAGGATACAGGCACATCTCTCTGAGGAACGAGGGCAACAAGCCGCTCTCGCTGCCCACCATCTTTTGTAACATTGTGCTGAAGACATATGTGCCAGATGGTTTCGGAG CTATTGTGGATGCATTGTCCGACCCAAAGAAGTTCCTGTCTATTACTGAGAAGAGAGCAGACCAGATGAGGGCAATGGGCATCGAAACG AGTGACATTGCAGATGTGCCAAATGACAGCACAAAGAATGACAAAAAAGGCAAGGTAAACCCGGTGAAGGCCAGCGTGACTCCACAGACCAGCTCAGATACAAGGCAGACATCCACGTCAGGCCCAACCAACAGCAGCGATGCTAGGAAAG ATACTTCATTGATCATGCCTCAGGTTAGCATTGATGACTTGAAACAGATGAAG ACATACCTTAAATTACTGAAGAAGCAACAGAAGGAACTCagtgctttaaagaaaaagcatGCAAAG GACCAAAGTTCCATGCAGAAATCCCACTGTACCCAGGTTGACAAGATAGTGGCTCTTCATGATAAAGAAAAGCTAATGCTTGAAAAACTGCTGGAGAAGGCCATTAAAAAAAGGGG ggaaaataattgtcaggaactaaaaaaggaaactgaaattaaaatccaGGCACTGACATCAGACCACAAAGCTAAG GTGAAAGACATTGTGGCACAACACACCAAGGAGTGGTCAGAGATGATCAACTCTCACGGTGCAGAAGAGCAGGAGCTGAGGGACCAACACGTGCTCCAGCAGTGCGAGCATCTCAAGAagctcatgttggctgtgcagGAGCAGCAGACACAGAACCTGAAGCTCATTCATGAAAG ACAGAGTAAAGAGATGCGTGCTAACCAGGCCAAGACTTCCATGGAGAACAGCAAAGCTATCAGCCAggacaaaacaatcaaaaacaaGGCTGAAAGAGAGAG ACGAGTTCGAGAACTGAACAGTAGCAACACCAAAAAATTtcttgaagaaagaaaaagg ctTGCCATGAAGCAATCCAAGGAGATGGACCAACTGGAGAAAGCTCAACTTGAGCAGCTTGAGAACCTGGAGAAAGCTAATGAGCAG CTTTTGAAATCACATCATGCAAAGTCTCAGTGTCAAGGTAGGCTCTGCCATTCTTCTAACAGGCCCATATGCCATATGAGTCTCCTTTCACTGTCTCATGCTGTGCTGTTCCTGTTTTTCTACTCAAGAACTTTACTGGAATAA
- the plcb4b gene encoding 1-phosphatidylinositol 4,5-bisphosphate phosphodiesterase beta-4 isoform X4, whose protein sequence is MTKSYEFNWRKHIPDFMQEGAVFDRFDEDPFVFEPDCLFKVDEYGFFLTWKSEGKEGQVLECSLINSIRSAPVPKDPKILSSLEAAESDLEGRIICICSGTDLVNLSFMYMVADSADVAKQWTEGLRSVIHNFKANNVCPMTCLKKHWMKLSFLTNINGKIPVRSITRTFASGKTEKGIFQALKELGLPSGKNDEIEHSVFTFDMFYALTQKICPRTDLEELFKKINGDKTDYLSVDQLVSFLNEHQRDPRLNEILFPFYDPKRAMQIIEKYERDEDLKKKGRMSSDGFCRYLMSDENAPVFLDRLELYQDMDQSLAHYFISSSHNTYLTGRQFGGKSSVEMYRQVLLSGCRCVELDCWDGKGEDQEPIITHGKAMCTDILFKDVIVAIKETAFVTSEYPVILSFENHCSKPQQYKMAKYCEEIFGDLLLKQPLETFPIEPARPLPSPNELKRKILIKNKRLKPEVEQKQLEAFKKQMEAGETSTPANILEDENDEEIENADVKDVNPELKNVTDDEVTEISETTEPTDNTDVSEASDQDNNKKVGETAEDDEQALIASYKYVGATTNIHPYLSAMVNYAQPVKFQSFEVAEERNIHYNMSSFNESVGLGYLKTNAIEFVNYNKRQMSRIYPKGGRVDSSNYMPQIFWNAGCQMVSLNFQTPDLAMQLNQGKFEYNGSCGYLLKPDFMRRSDRMFDPFSETPVDGVIAATCSVQVFSGQFLSDKKIGTYVEVDMYGLPTDTIRKEFRTRMVMNNGLNPAYNEEPFVFRKVILPDLAVLRIAVYDDNNKLIGQRILPLDGLQAGYRHISLRNEGNKPLSLPTIFCNIVLKTYVPDGFGAIVDALSDPKKFLSITEKRADQMRAMGIETSDIADVPNDSTKNDKKGKVNPVKASVTPQTSSDTRQTSTSGPTNSSDARKDTSLIMPQTYLKLLKKQQKELSALKKKHAKWHKYFQFQDQSSMQKSHCTQVDKIVALHDKEKLMLEKLLEKAIKKRGENNCQELKKETEIKIQALTSDHKAKVKDIVAQHTKEWSEMINSHGAEEQELRDQHVLQQCEHLKKLMLAVQEQQTQNLKLIHERQSKEMRANQAKTSMENSKAISQDKTIKNKAERERRVRELNSSNTKKFLEERKRLAMKQSKEMDQLEKAQLEQLENLEKANEQLLKSHHAKSQCQGRLCHSSNRPICHMSLLSLSHAVLFLFFYSRTLLE, encoded by the exons gATCCATTCGTCTTTGAACCAGACTGTCTTTTCAAAGTGGATGAATATGGCTTCTTTCTCACATGGAAAAGTGAAGGAAAG gaAGGCCAGGTTTTGGAATGCTCATTGATCAACAGTATCCGCAGTGCTCCAGTGCCCAAG GACCCAAAGATCCTCTCATCCCTGGAAGCTGCAGAAAGTGACTTGGAAGGCCGCATCATCTGCATCTGCAGCGGAACTGACCTGGTCAATCTCAGCTTTATGTACATGGTGGCGGACAGTGCCGACGTTGCTAAG cAATGGACGGAAGGCCTCAGGAGTGTGATTCATAACTTCAAAGCAAACAATGTGTGTCCAATGACCTGCCTGAAGAAACA CTGGATGAAGTTGTCATTTCTGACAAACATCAATGGCAAAATCCCTGTAAGAAG TATCACACGGACTTTTGCTTCTGGGAAAACGGAGAAGGGGATCTTCCAGGCTCTGAAGGAGCTTGGCCTACCCAGCGGGAAG AATGATGAAATTGAGCACTCCGTCTTCACGTTTGACATGTTTTATGCCCTCACGCAGAAGATTTGTCCACGGACTGATTTAGAAGAGTTATTCAAAAAAAT CAATGGAGACAAAACTGATTATTTAAGCGTAGACCAATTAGTCAGCTTTCTGAATGAA CACCAACGAGACCCTCGGCTCAATGAGATTCTGTTCCCATTCTATGATCCCAAAAGGGCAATGCAGATAATAGAGAAGTATGAGCGAGATGAAGACCTTAAAAAGAAAG GTCGCATGTCTAGCGACGGCTTTTGCCGGTAccttatgtcagatgagaatgCCCCAGTCTTCCTGGATCGCCTGGAGCTGTACCAAGACATGGACCAGTCGCTGGCCCACTACTTCATCAGCTCTTCTCACAACACCTACCTGACCGGACGACAGTTCGGGGGAAAGTCCTCCGTGGAGATGTACCGGCAGGTTCTGCTGTCTGGATGCAG gtgcGTGGAGCTGGACTGCTGGGATGGAAAAGGGGAGGACCAGGAGCCCATTATCACTCATGGAAAGGCTATGTGCACTGACATATTGTTCAAG GATGTGATTGTAGCCATTAAAGAAACAGCCTTTGTGACATCAGAGTATCCCGTGATTCTCTCGTTTGAAAACCACTGCAG TAAGCCACAGCAATACAAGATGGCTAAGTACTGTGAAGAGATCTTTGGGGATCTCTTGCTCAAGCAGCCGCTGGAGACCTTCCCG ATTGAACCTGCAAGACCGTTACCTTCTCCCAATGAGCTCAAAAGAAAAATCCTTATCAAAAACAAGCGCTTAAAGCCAGAAGTTGAACAAA agcagctggaggcctttaaaaagcaaatggAAGCAGGTGAAACGAGTACCCCCGCCAATATCCTGGAGGATGAAAATGATGAGGAGATTGAAAACG CTGATGTGAAAGATGTGAACCCAGAGCTCAAGAAT GTTACTGATGACGAGGTCACGGAGATATCGGAAACAACAGAACCCACAGACAACACGGATGTGTCTGAAGCGTCGGACCAGGACAATAACAAGAAG GTTGGTGAAACAGCAGAGGATGATGAGCAAGCATTGATCGCCTCTTACAAGTATGTGGGGGCCACCACTAACATCCATCCATACCTCTCTGCCATGGTCAACTATGCCCAACCTGTCAAGTTCCAGAGCTTTGAAGTGGCAGAAG AAAGGAATATCCACTACAACATGTCCTCTTTCAACGAGTCTGTGGGGCTGGGATACCTGAAGACGAACGCAATAGAATTTGTGAA CTATAACAAGCGGCAAATGAGTCGGATCTATCCCAAAGGAGGCAGAGTGGATTCCAGTAATTACATGCCTCAGATCTTCTGGAACGCCGGCTGCCAGATGGTGTCTCTGAACTTCCAGACCCCAG ATTTAGCAATGCAGCTGAATCAGGGGAAGTTTGAGTATAACGGGTCCTGTGG GTACTTGCTGAAGCCGGACTTCATGCGTCGCTCTGATCGGATGTTTGACCCCTTCTCTGAAACCCCTGTCGACGGAGTGATCGCAGCTACCTGCAGTGTTCAG GTGTTTTCGGGACAGTTCCTGTCAGACAAGAAGATCGGCACATATGTGGAAGTGGACATGTATGGCTTACCGACAGACACCATCCGCAAGGAGTTTCGAACAAGAATGGTGATGAACAATGGCCTGAACCCTGCGTACAATGAGGAGCCTTTCGTTTTTAGAAAG GTGATTCTTCCTGACCTGGCTGTGCTGAGAATCGCTGTGTATGACGACAACAACAAGCTGATCGGCCAGAGAATCTTACCCCTAGACGGGCTTCAAGCAGGATACAGGCACATCTCTCTGAGGAACGAGGGCAACAAGCCGCTCTCGCTGCCCACCATCTTTTGTAACATTGTGCTGAAGACATATGTGCCAGATGGTTTCGGAG CTATTGTGGATGCATTGTCCGACCCAAAGAAGTTCCTGTCTATTACTGAGAAGAGAGCAGACCAGATGAGGGCAATGGGCATCGAAACG AGTGACATTGCAGATGTGCCAAATGACAGCACAAAGAATGACAAAAAAGGCAAGGTAAACCCGGTGAAGGCCAGCGTGACTCCACAGACCAGCTCAGATACAAGGCAGACATCCACGTCAGGCCCAACCAACAGCAGCGATGCTAGGAAAG ATACTTCATTGATCATGCCTCAG ACATACCTTAAATTACTGAAGAAGCAACAGAAGGAACTCagtgctttaaagaaaaagcatGCAAAG TGGCACAAGTACTTTCAATTTCAGGACCAAAGTTCCATGCAGAAATCCCACTGTACCCAGGTTGACAAGATAGTGGCTCTTCATGATAAAGAAAAGCTAATGCTTGAAAAACTGCTGGAGAAGGCCATTAAAAAAAGGGG ggaaaataattgtcaggaactaaaaaaggaaactgaaattaaaatccaGGCACTGACATCAGACCACAAAGCTAAG GTGAAAGACATTGTGGCACAACACACCAAGGAGTGGTCAGAGATGATCAACTCTCACGGTGCAGAAGAGCAGGAGCTGAGGGACCAACACGTGCTCCAGCAGTGCGAGCATCTCAAGAagctcatgttggctgtgcagGAGCAGCAGACACAGAACCTGAAGCTCATTCATGAAAG ACAGAGTAAAGAGATGCGTGCTAACCAGGCCAAGACTTCCATGGAGAACAGCAAAGCTATCAGCCAggacaaaacaatcaaaaacaaGGCTGAAAGAGAGAG ACGAGTTCGAGAACTGAACAGTAGCAACACCAAAAAATTtcttgaagaaagaaaaagg ctTGCCATGAAGCAATCCAAGGAGATGGACCAACTGGAGAAAGCTCAACTTGAGCAGCTTGAGAACCTGGAGAAAGCTAATGAGCAG CTTTTGAAATCACATCATGCAAAGTCTCAGTGTCAAGGTAGGCTCTGCCATTCTTCTAACAGGCCCATATGCCATATGAGTCTCCTTTCACTGTCTCATGCTGTGCTGTTCCTGTTTTTCTACTCAAGAACTTTACTGGAATAA